A single window of Gadus morhua chromosome 22, gadMor3.0, whole genome shotgun sequence DNA harbors:
- the LOC115535849 gene encoding sodium-dependent neutral amino acid transporter B(0)AT3, whose protein sequence is MGKTVDSNGKEERPKWDNKVQYLLTSVGFAVGLGNVWRFPYLCQIYGGGAFLIPYLIAFVFEGLPLLYLEMAIGQRLRMGSIGVWTSIAPFLGGVGIASMAVSFLVSLYYNTILAWVLWYFFHSFQDPLPWSQCPLNDNSTAYNQECVDSTPVNYFWYRQTLNITPDIEISGSLQWTMVICLATTWCVVYICIIRGIETIGKAVYVTATFPYLVLTIFLIQSLTLPGSTDGLIYLFTPDWNILKNPQVWLDAATQIFFSLSLGIGGLIALSSYNPEKNNCERDAVLVGVINFITSIYAAITIFSILGFKATNNYNSCRMSNILSLTNYLEIGDQNMTLENYEQMLEYLTSTRPNEVAQVELRSCDLQKFLDQSASGTGLAFIVFSEAVLKMSGSQVWAVLFFVMLFSLGLSTMFGTMEGIFTPIRDLKLVPKWIPSELVPAGVCLISFLVALVFTLGSGNYWLEIFNSYVGSVPLLIIAFFELIGVIYFYGMQKFSDDILFMTGKRPNIFWRVCWRFISPLYLLVVFLAYVVIQAQQHPQYPAWNPDYVNFPKTEAKDYPGWVFAIIVILSVFPVISIPLVAIYRLIRCGLNRKSSKRYGISPYINNSYDIET, encoded by the exons ATGGGGAAAACAGTGGACTCCaatgggaaggaggagagaccTAAATGGGACAACAAAGTCCAGTATCTCCTGACCAGCGTTGGCTTTGCTGTGGGACTGGGGAATGTATGGCGTTTTCCCTATCTGTGCCAAATCTATGGCGGAG GTGCATTCCTCATCCCCTACCTGATAGCCTTTGTATTTGAGGGCCTTCCACTGCTCTACCTGGAGATGGCCATCGGACAGAGGCTGCGCATGGGCAGCATCGGCGTCTGGACCTCCATCGCCCCTTTCCTAGGTGGAGTCG GCATAGCCAGCATGGCGGTGTCGTTCCTGGTGAGCCTGTACTACAACACCATCCTGGCCTGGGTGCTCTGGTACTTCTTCCACTCTTTCCAGGATCCCCTGCCCTGGAGTCAGTGCCCGCTTAATGACAACTCTACAG CCTACAACCAAGAGTGTGTGGACAGCACGCCGGTAAACTACTTCTGGTACCGCCAGACCCTGAACATAACCCCGGACATCGAGATTAGCGGCTCTCTGCAGTGGACGATGGTCATCTGCTTGGCCACCACCTGGTGTGTGGTCTACATCTGCATCATCAGGGGCATCGAGACCATAGGGAAG GCAGTATATGTGACAGCTACCTTCCCCTACCTGGTGCTGACTATATTCCTGATACAAAGCCTCACTCTGCCTGGATCCACTGACGGCCTGATATACCTCTTCACACCAGAT TGGAACATTCTGAAGAATCCCCAGGTGTGGCTGGACGCCGCCACTCAAATCTTCTTCTCACTCTCATTGGGTATCGGAGGTCTCATCGCCTTATCCAGTTATAATCCTGAGAA GAATAACTGTGAGCGAGATGCTGTTCTGGTGGGTGTGATCAATTTTATTACATCTATTTATGCAGCCATTACCATCTTCTCCATTTTGGGCTTCAAGgccaccaacaactacaactcaTGCCGCATGAG CAACATCTTATCTCTGACCAACTACTTGGAGATCGGAGACCAGAACATGACCTTAGAAAACTACGAACAGATGCTTGAATATCTGACCAGCACACGGCCAAATGAGGTTGCACAGGTGGAACTGAGGTCCTGCGACCTTCAAAAGTTCCTTGACCAG AGTGCGTCTGGTACCGGCCTGGCGTTCATTGTGTTCAGCGAAGCGGTGTTAAAGATGTCGGGCTCTCAGGTCTGGGCCGTGCTGTTCTTTGTCATGCTCTTCAGCCTGGGCCTGTCAACCATGTTTGGAACCATGGAGGGAATTTTTACGCCTATTCGGGACCTAAAACTGGTGCCAAAGTGGATCCCCAGTGAGCTGGTCCCAG CTGGTGTTTGCCTGATCTCCTTCCTGGTGGCCCTGGTGTTCACCCTGGGCTCAGGGAACTACTGGCTGGAGATCTTCAACAGCTACGTGGGCTCAGTGCCACTGCTCATCATCGCCTTCTTCGAGCTGATCGGAGTCATCTATTTCTACGGGATGCAAAA GTTTAGTGACGACATCCTCTTCATGACTGGGAAAAGACCCAACATCTTCTGGAGGGTTTGCTGGAGGTTTATCAGTCCACTGTACCTGCTGGTGGTGTTTCTGGCCTATGTGGTTATTCAGGCCCAGCAGCACCCACAGTATCCTGCATGGAACCCTGACTAT GTCAATTTCCCCAAGACAGAGGCAAAGGATTACCCAGGCTGGGTGTTTGCCATTATAGTCATCCTCTCTGTGTTTCCGGTGATCTCCATCCCCCTGGTCGCCATTTACAGACTCATTCGCTGTGGACTCAACAGAAAGTCCTCCAAACGCTATGGCATCAGTCCCTACATCAACAACAGCTATGATATCGAAACATAA